The Bos indicus x Bos taurus breed Angus x Brahman F1 hybrid chromosome 13, Bos_hybrid_MaternalHap_v2.0, whole genome shotgun sequence genome includes a region encoding these proteins:
- the LOC113902724 gene encoding uncharacterized protein LOC113902724 — protein MIPPKLPIFICHLGRAPRGFPDAALESAYPSPPSPAQSEAGCPGQEPDRVPAPGGRARDAASSGPGTAGPFIVPGRAPSRRVLAASQENGAPRPRRQGEQGVACHPSGKLPSRPAGRLALDGPGPRTAGHPTSAAPGPPRPVGADRPRGAGAAARSGRAQPRPPFNPAPSPRRPPPPSATTAPPQPGPDSSPATSSGRFPKLNPFLCQLRAAPPRRQLSSPNFGARRPARRPGGDGEREGAAATSRRGDAAGPADGEDVGFTSRARSADAPRHGVRARHTPPPNPGAHRDTPTSPRSATAATAGGTTAGGGAAKETCHSRRGSARPGPARPRRPDGPARAPPPPPPPPPLLQGPAKFLTCSRRRGRESKRAGAAAAAAEAGERGAGQASAEKLPPKQLQAPRSRRCPPRPPSAPAARWLRIAASCLPHPGQPFIEPPFSIGSHPATPPAAGQSERRRPSRGGAHWAGRRASTSANGRGEALRGRGRGRGRDGGRGRVVRRSAPALGRGGAGPGRSATRKGGGPGRPRPLRTPASRAGADPGQALGRRGRGGSNPGGAPPAPLARSGLMWRWVSP, from the exons ATGATACCACCCAAGCTACCGATTTTTATCTGCCATCTGGGGAGGGCTCCCCGAGGCTTCCCAGATGCTGCACTGGAAAGCGCGTACCCCAGCCCGCCCTCCCCAGCCCAGAGCGAGGCTGGGTGCCCCGGGCAAGAGCCAGACCGTGTGCCAGCGCCGGGCGGCCGCGCCAGGGATGCCGCTTCCTCCGGGCCTGGCACTGCCGGCCCATTCATCGTCCCCGGCCGGGCGCCCTCGCGCCGGGTCCTCGCGGCCAGCCAGGAAAACGGCGCTCCCCGGCCCCGCCGCCAGGGGGAGCAGGGAGTCGCTTGCCACCCCTCCGGGAAGTTGCCATCGCGGCCCGCCGGGCGTCTGGCCCTGGACGGTCCAGGTCCCCGCACGGCGGGCCACCCCACCTCCGCGGCCCCgggcccgccccgccccgtcGGTGCCGATCGGCCCCGCGGAGCCGGGGCCGCAGCCCGAAGTGGGCGCGCTCAGCCCCGGCCCCCATTCAATCCCGCCCCCTCTCCCCGCCGGCCTCCGCCGCCTTCCgccaccaccgcccccccccagCCCGGCCCGGACTCCAGCCCGGCAACGTCATCCGGCCGCTTCCCGAAGCTTAACCCCTTCCTCTGCCAGCTgcgcgccgccccgccccgccgccaaCTTTCTTCGCCCAACTTCGGAGCTCGCAGGCCGGCCCGACGGCCAGGCGGAGacggagagagggagggagcggCGGCCACGTCGCGCCGCGGGGACGCGGCCGGACCCGCCGACGGCGAGGACGTGGGGTTCACATCGCGGGCGCGCTCGGCCGACGCCCCCCGGCATGGGGTTCGGGCCCGGCACacgcccccccccaaccccggggCCCACCGGGACACCCCCACCTCGCCCAGGTCCGCGACCGCGGCGACGGCGGGCGGCACCACCGCCGGGGGAGGGGCCGCCAAGGAGACGTGTCACTCCCGGCGCGGctcggcccggcccggcccggcccggccccggcGCCCCGACGGCCCAGcccgcgcgccgccgccgccgccgccgccgccgccgctgttGCAGGGCCCGGCCAAGTTTCTTACCTGCAGCCGGAGACGCGGGAGGGAGAGCAAGAGGGcaggagccgccgccgccgccgcggaaGCGGGAGAGAGAGGAGCCGGCCAAGCCTCCGCCGAGAAGCTGCCCCCTAAGCAGCTGCAGGCGCCTCGATCCCGACGCTGCCCGCCCCGTCCGCCGTCCGCTCCGGCCGCTCGCTGGCTGC GGATCGCCGCCTCCTGCCTTCCCCACCCGGGCCAGCCATTCATCGAGCCGCCTTTCTCCATTGGCTCGCACCCCGCCACTCCGCCGGCCGCTGGCCAGTCAGAGCGCCGGCGGCCGAGCCGCGGCGGCGCCCATTGGGCTGGGAGGCGGGCCTCCACCTCGGCCAATGGGAGAGGGGAGGCGCTGCGGGGGCGGGGTCGGGGTAGGGGGCGGGACGGGGGGCGGGGCCGCGTGGTGCGGCGCTCGGCCCCTGCgctgggccggggcggggcggggccgggacgCTCGGCCACACGCAAGGGAGGGGGCCCCGGCCGGCCCCGCCCACTCCGGACGCCTGCTTCGCGCGCCGGCGCCGACCCGGGCCAGGCTCTGGGCCGACGGGGCCGCGGAGGTTCGAATCCAGGCGGCGCTCCGCCCGCGCCCCTGGCCCGCTCCGGGCTGATGTGGCGGTGGGTGTCGCCCTGA